The genomic stretch gtgatCTTTAAGGTacgcttgggatcactgtcctgttggaaggtccaaaaatgcccaagcttcagcatCCTTACAGGACGGtgtttcctgatacttgattgagtCCCTTCCAcaagctgcaggtttccagagccagaggaagcaaagcagccccagagcatcactgagacACCACCATGCTCCATGACATCATCTAATTtctcattttatatattataattatattatgtattatttatatattttttgctctGTTGTGCATTAATGATTCCTTAGTAAAGGTAATATAacgtaatatatatatacataaacctTTTGTGGTAAAGTGCATATTTCTCCTCTGCAACATCAGCatgataattaaataataaatgatatatataatagaaCTAATACCAATTaccaatgtaattaattaatgaaataaatacaaattcagtacataaataagaaaataaaatctaaTGTTTTCCACCTCCTGGTGTGCACTGCATGcgccagaaaaatacatacagatttctaAAGTTGAAATTACTTATACAATTTTATAGGCACAAAGCAgttaaacattttgttaaaataaaacaacaaattccaaatgtttaaactatgatacaaaataaaagtcttatatgcaaagtgttgtttttttttatttttttaaataatatacagAACCAACTGTGTTTATCTACTGTATGAAAGAACCCCTTTTCAGCACTACTTTTAGTTGTGGTTCTGATTTGCATACTGCGCTCCACACAGCGATCCGACTTCAATCCCACACAAAGTCACATTTGACTATCCAGCGTAAATGCATGTGGTCAAGCCTTATCAGGAGGCAATCTAGGTTTAAGTGGTTTGAAATGACCATGTGTAATCTGAGACTGCGGCCATGTGCAATATACTGTGTACTGCTTAAGTAAACACTAAGCAAAATAGGTTCTAGATTCGGGGTTGTTACAATCCACTGTTcatgcagtacttctctactacTGTGTGAGTGGGCGCAtttgggtgcaacttgaagtaggtgaatgtatttattcgaaggggtgtccaaaaacatttggacaacatATGGTGCATGTAATATACGAGGTCGGTCTTGAGACTGGTCACCTGTTCTTGTCCAGTCTAGTGACGtctctgaccacacacacacacacacacacacacacacacacacacacacacacacacacacacacacacacacacacacacacacactccaactaTCCAACAGACCTTTTAGCCCATTTAGCATCACACTCACTTGAGCGTTGGTGAAGAAGTACGACAGCGAGATGAACAGCTTCCTCTCTTGCTCGCTGTATCTCCAGCAGTTGATGGCTTGACCTGTCTCATCACAGGGACAGGGTCATACACTGATAGCACTGTCAATCAACATTCACATGCCTTGCTGACCAGTGTCCATGACATATCAGCCAAAaaattaacaccactgacaggtgagcCAAAAAACACACCGATTACATATCAGGCAgggagtgaacggtcagtttctgaagatgatgaaggtggtgaGGCTGTAGAAATGGGCGGGCGAGCAAACGAATGAACACAACGTACCTTGAGCCTTCTGCTGGAACCTCCCGGTCTGGTCTCCTATGCAGAAGCAGCCCTGCTCGAAGCTGATCTGGTCGTACTTGTCCACGTTGACCAGCACAGTGCCACTCACAGGCAGGTAGAGGGTGCTCCCATTGGGCTTCCAGCTCTCAGAGTAATACACCCCTCTCTGACCATCAATCATCACAAACCCACCTTCAAAAAACACAGAAGCGAGAGCGTTATCTGGGGGCAGCACTTTGCTTTACtgcaagtaaaaaaaacaacaacacatgaCTGGGTGAAACATCTGATAAATCTCTAATCTTAGAAACAGCAAAGCAAAATTTAACTTTGTTAAAACATGAGGGGGGGGTACAGATAAGGGCGAGGGATCTGATAAATATCTATCAGTTACATAGTTTATGTAAATTATGGTCCACATCTACTTATGATATTTATAGTTTTTGATGGTGCAGCGTAGTGGTTAACAACACCTTTCCTGTGCCCTTGCcaagcaagcacaccacactacaccaataagacgcCTAATAACTCTACATTCACCCACCTGGGTCACATGACTTATGTGTAAGAGCtctaattcatatatatatatataaataaaaaacacaaaatatttaatatcttaCAAATTTTATACTGAATTATATCAGTACTGCCAGCACTGTGACATCATTCATAATCACCACCataatgataaaaaatgatTAACCAAATAACACACTAAAAAGAGCTGAGAGACTATCCGCTATTTTCCTACAGGACAATCCTCAGCTTTGGGCTCAATTTGGATTATCTGCTTTATTAAATAACCCccaccttttttctttttttctttgaagTATAAAAAGGTTAATTCTATTTAAATAATACTTGTACTTTTTAATATAGTTAATTATATGTATCTGCACGGTTTTCTCaagataaaaaaacacattctcattttttttcttgagaaaacaaatatttaaaaaaaaaaatcacaataaacTTTTAAGAAACTTTAATTATCATGAGCTAAAGAGAACATATACAGAACAGAGATCCAGAAAAATATAGGTGATTAACACCGAtatacccccacacacacacacacacacacacacacacacacacacacacacacacacaccctgagcaTTTGATTCTATATTATTTCAGAttattaattatcattattaataatcttCTTAACATCAGAAGTGAGCTGGCTCCCCACCTCCACATGCATTTCTTAGGAGTATCTGATCACCTACTGTGTTTCCTGGGTGGTGTTTGGGTGGggaatggagggagggaggctgCACCCCCGTTTTCTCCAGCTGCACCTCCGTTCATGGTGTTCAGGTCACTGCGTTTGCGTTTGCTGGGCATCAACACTGCAGCATCCCACATCTGCTCCTGGGGCAGCACGCCGCCCAGCTCCATCTCTCCGCAGCTCCTGCTGGTGAGGGTGTAGCGCAGGTGTAGTGAGGGGAGACTTCCGGTGCGGAAATTAAGCAGTTAAGCTGGAGGTGCTTTTTTTAGGCTGTTTTCTTGCTTAATTTGATTCTAACCATTAAAACCGTTTTTAAAAATCTCAGTTTTCTGCTTCAACTTTTTTTgagcacaaacaaaaaaaaaccctcctcCAGATGAATGTGCTGCCCTCCCCAAACGCCTGATCGCAGTCTGTGGGGGGTAAGGCTGCCTCCGtgtatactatactataactaGCCCATGTCCCGCATTTGTAGGTATGTGTTGGTGTATATCTGTAGTTATGTATTTaatctgtgttgtgttttattatttttattaattatttacagCAGGCCTGAAGCCTGAAGCCTGAAGCCGTACGTCAACAATAGGGGTCCTGCCGAGCACACGTGGTTCCTCTCTCCGCGGTTCATGGTGCCCTGCTGAGCCGATCTTCTCCGACCGGACCGCCTCTGACCTCTACAGCAGCACCGACCATGTTCAAACTCGAGGGACTGGGGCCGAAGATGGATCCggaggagatgaagaagaagatgagggagGATGTGATCTCGTCTCTGAGGAATTTCCTGATTTACGTGGCTCTGCTGAGAGTCAGTGAGTGCCTCTGTTCCTCTGCTGAATTTGGCGTGTTGGCCGAATTccccggtccaccttaaaagcgGCCGCAGTTGCAGTAGGTGGCTGTGCGGCGTTGAACGCGTCTGCTGCggcgtttaaggtggaacggagagttaGACAAGAAGCGAAATTCAGCCTCgtttttttctgatttctttatttctttatttatttctaatatataaatatataactaatataactgTTATGCCTTTTCTAATTACATACATAGAAAATAGAATATTAGGATTTTGTGCATATATACTGGGATAGGTATTTACACACTGACACATATATAGTGtagaatatttatttacagtactaCAGAATAAATAAGCATGGTGTAtttagtagggatgcaccgatccggccTTTTCAGTTCTGTAGTAAGATCATGGCCAGGTCAGGGCCAGTGGTCTGATAGATGTGGACCCCTCTCCAGTTCTTCTGCGTATTACTTTTTTGTGAAATTCTGTAAATCTGCTATAACTTATTTTATAACAGAGGGGAAAAGTGCTACAACTTTGAAGCTTATAAACAGCAATACttaaaaaggataaaaaatTAATGATGacaataaaataaagtattgAATATAGCTTCTTTAATAAAATGGGCCAGAGAGCAGTTTCTCACTTTAATAAATCAAAGTAGCCTAAGAAGGGTTTTTTTAAACTAATCAACTGTTTgaaaattttattattataaaaaaaaaaaaaaagaatggcatcaaaacaaaaat from Salminus brasiliensis chromosome 19, fSalBra1.hap2, whole genome shotgun sequence encodes the following:
- the LOC140540933 gene encoding uncharacterized protein, with the protein product MELGGVLPQEQMWDAAVLMPSKRKRSDLNTMNGGAAGENGGAASLPPFPTQTPPRKHSGFVMIDGQRGVYYSESWKPNGSTLYLPVSGTVLVNVDKYDQISFEQGCFCIGDQTGRFQQKAQGQAINCWRYSEQERKLFISLSYFFTNAQVFQEVLSSLECL
- the tomm5 gene encoding mitochondrial import receptor subunit TOM5 homolog → MFKLEGLGPKMDPEEMKKKMREDVISSLRNFLIYVALLRVTPYVLKKLDSI